One Ignisphaera sp. DNA window includes the following coding sequences:
- the amrB gene encoding AmmeMemoRadiSam system protein B, which translates to MNGDRDTVREPQAAAWGFYPFNKGQLVKELERAFTNTRFGPGALPSKKQGELTIIGGVVPHAGYSYSASCAAWFYKELAENKPAVETVILLGTNHTGFGKTITTSTYYTTWATPLGGVNIDVEFINKLKKEYPPLDDDALAHTREHSLEVQLPFLQYVYGDKFRIVPIVVKDLIYQEARDFAEALKRVVDDLKRDVIVIASSDFTHHGSIYGYVLFNSNISQNVRELDRKFIDAIIELDTRRFLKLIEEYNATVCGFGAIAIAMEYTKLLNGKAKLLKYYHSADVTEDEDVVVGYASILFYK; encoded by the coding sequence TTGAACGGAGATAGAGATACTGTTAGAGAGCCTCAAGCCGCTGCATGGGGTTTTTATCCATTCAATAAAGGCCAGCTTGTAAAAGAATTGGAAAGAGCTTTCACAAACACTAGATTTGGTCCAGGGGCTCTTCCGAGCAAAAAGCAAGGTGAATTAACAATAATTGGTGGTGTTGTACCACATGCTGGCTATAGCTATTCGGCTTCTTGTGCTGCATGGTTCTACAAGGAGCTCGCCGAAAATAAACCAGCTGTAGAAACTGTGATCCTTCTTGGAACAAATCATACTGGTTTTGGAAAGACGATAACAACTTCAACTTATTACACTACATGGGCAACGCCACTTGGAGGTGTGAATATCGATGTCGAGTTCATCAATAAATTGAAGAAGGAGTACCCACCTCTAGATGATGATGCACTTGCACATACTAGAGAACATTCATTAGAGGTTCAACTCCCATTCTTACAGTATGTATACGGGGACAAGTTCAGAATTGTGCCTATCGTCGTAAAGGATCTTATTTATCAAGAGGCCAGAGATTTTGCTGAGGCGTTGAAAAGAGTTGTAGATGATCTAAAAAGAGATGTTATAGTTATAGCGTCATCCGATTTCACACACCACGGCTCTATATATGGCTATGTTCTTTTCAATTCAAATATATCTCAAAATGTCAGAGAATTGGATAGGAAGTTCATAGACGCTATAATAGAGCTTGATACAAGAAGGTTCCTCAAATTGATAGAAGAATACAACGCAACTGTATGCGGGTTTGGGGCAATAGCTATTGCTATGGAGTATACAAAGCTGTTAAATGGAAAGGCAAAGCTGTTGAAGTATTATCACTCAGCCGATGTTACAGAAGATGAAGATGTTGTTGTTGGATATGCATCAATATTGTTCTACAAATAA
- a CDS encoding restriction endonuclease yields the protein MTSYITVGDVLEHLFRYKALEPEFVKLLKPIDRNLVEEIFVDGLKRGCIAISDSRISLVNPLELLLLIEEKMVVDVMRFASYIEWKEFEDYIAARLKSAGLDYVSGYTHKRISQFQIDVLALDMVKKMGYIIECKHWRRRIGQSSVSKIVREHMTRIDKLVKYCEWVASEVPAIRKTKLFIPIVITLYTSSTWVFEGVPIVSVRFLNDFLSNIDVYIDSLELKRIDNRCYIK from the coding sequence ATGACAAGCTACATAACAGTTGGTGATGTGCTAGAACACTTGTTTAGATACAAGGCACTTGAACCAGAGTTTGTAAAGCTTTTGAAGCCCATTGACAGAAATCTTGTAGAGGAGATTTTTGTAGATGGTTTGAAAAGAGGATGCATAGCTATTAGCGATAGTCGAATCAGCTTAGTGAATCCACTTGAACTTCTCTTACTGATAGAAGAAAAAATGGTTGTAGATGTTATGAGATTCGCCAGCTATATAGAGTGGAAGGAATTTGAAGATTATATAGCAGCAAGGCTAAAGTCTGCTGGACTTGATTACGTATCTGGCTATACACATAAAAGAATATCGCAATTCCAAATAGATGTACTAGCCCTTGATATGGTTAAGAAAATGGGGTACATTATCGAGTGTAAGCATTGGAGGCGCCGCATCGGGCAATCCTCTGTCTCTAAGATTGTTAGAGAGCATATGACTAGAATAGACAAGCTGGTGAAATACTGTGAGTGGGTGGCATCTGAGGTTCCCGCAATCCGCAAAACAAAGCTTTTTATACCCATAGTAATAACACTTTATACCTCATCAACATGGGTTTTTGAGGGGGTTCCAATTGTTTCTGTGAGGTTTTTAAATGATTTTCTATCCAATATAGATGTTTATATTGATTCTCTAGAACTAAAAAGAATTGATAATAGATGCTACATAAAGTAA
- the mvk gene encoding mevalonate kinase codes for MLIKVPLKATLFGEHAVVYGKPAIAFTLPLHILVEAMDVHEQKIVVEFNNVLLPIRKIEFNREDNLFSKTEVDNDVAKRFVSYIATAIGLCEDEVKPGRRRGFIMYLKSPVPTGVGLGTSAAVSVATTTLCLSTYLSTTEVEKSLIAKLSWRTEQIVQGAASPMDTYTITFGGIRYIDPATPKAEPLSTPIKMNLIVGYTPKKSTTAVLVSNVKKLLKSSISANKIIDAIGDIVEEARSSILQGDAERIGVLMNLNHGLLDSLGVVSLEHHTIVNTLRGAGALGAKTSGAGGGGAFIALARDEEHANILKRVAEALGATIVAMGIESTGVEVVEKREM; via the coding sequence ATGCTTATCAAAGTGCCGCTGAAGGCAACATTGTTTGGCGAGCATGCTGTAGTCTATGGAAAGCCTGCAATAGCATTTACACTACCATTACACATTCTTGTCGAGGCTATGGATGTTCATGAGCAGAAAATTGTTGTAGAATTCAACAATGTGTTGCTACCCATAAGAAAAATAGAGTTTAACAGAGAAGACAATCTTTTTAGCAAAACTGAGGTAGACAACGATGTTGCAAAAAGATTTGTCAGCTATATTGCAACAGCTATTGGATTGTGCGAGGATGAGGTTAAACCAGGTAGAAGAAGAGGCTTTATAATGTACCTAAAGAGCCCTGTTCCAACAGGTGTAGGGTTAGGAACATCAGCAGCAGTATCTGTTGCAACAACTACATTATGTCTGTCAACATATCTTTCAACAACAGAGGTTGAGAAAAGCCTTATAGCAAAGCTTTCATGGAGAACAGAGCAAATTGTTCAAGGAGCGGCAAGCCCAATGGATACCTATACCATAACTTTTGGTGGCATTAGGTATATAGATCCTGCTACCCCCAAGGCAGAGCCTCTGTCAACACCAATAAAAATGAATCTTATTGTTGGATATACGCCAAAAAAGTCGACAACAGCTGTTCTAGTATCAAATGTGAAGAAACTTTTAAAGAGTTCTATAAGTGCAAACAAGATTATAGATGCCATTGGCGATATTGTTGAAGAGGCTCGGAGTAGTATTCTACAAGGAGATGCGGAGAGAATTGGAGTTCTTATGAACCTAAACCACGGGCTTCTAGATTCGCTAGGCGTTGTCAGCCTAGAACATCATACAATAGTAAACACCCTTAGAGGTGCTGGAGCGCTGGGAGCAAAGACATCTGGTGCTGGTGGTGGAGGTGCGTTTATAGCTCTTGCAAGAGATGAGGAACATGCAAACATATTGAAAAGAGTTGCAGAGGCTTTGGGCGCCACAATAGTTGCTATGGGCATCGAATCAACTGGGGTAGAGGTTGTAGAGAAAAGGGAAATGTGA
- a CDS encoding threonine--tRNA ligase produces MRLLLIHAKDFWFKAKEKAVENADELSDDIAEKHLENVLVVFTSVEEGDEKNIEVVVEKAANEILNVYKNVNAQAILVYPYAHLSQSLAPPGAAKKILNALADRLRSSIGVEKVYRAAFGWYKEFKLHCYGHPLSELSKTIKPVEEGARRTIEKKYYILTPDGKLVKPEEYEFKDDEFKVLVEKEVFRKEAEGGQGRVYQYLKKFGFEWEELSDRGHMRFEPHATVIFEAVSQYSWKTASSLGIPVFRVKGTNMFSLVAEPVRQHAELFGERMYEVRMDTDRFILRFAACYQQFSILKDWVLSYKDLPLGMFEVADSYRYEQSGELVLGFRLRRFHMPDLHILTKDLEEAKKIALLVRSKIVEEAKKIGREYLAIYNITEDFLKTNFDYIVELVKSEGRPVLVTVYPAGMYYWVINVEYVIIDELNRPREIATWQIDVGNAKRFNIKYVDENGNEKYPVIIHTAIIGSVERYIYMVFDTIAKKEKEGVPPTLPLWLSPIQVRVIPVSKEYLEYATQIAQKLLSYGIRVDVDDRDESLGKKIRDAGVEWIPYVIVVGEREVSTGTVNVRIRATGVQKSMNVEELIKMLEKELEGYPKIDMAMPIYVSKRPSLSYLQPVKSQ; encoded by the coding sequence TTGCGTCTACTGCTTATACACGCTAAGGATTTTTGGTTCAAAGCAAAAGAAAAAGCTGTTGAAAACGCCGATGAGTTGTCGGATGATATTGCAGAGAAGCATCTTGAAAATGTTCTCGTTGTGTTTACAAGTGTTGAAGAAGGTGACGAGAAAAACATTGAAGTAGTTGTTGAAAAGGCTGCAAACGAAATCTTAAACGTTTACAAGAATGTTAATGCACAAGCTATTCTTGTCTATCCATATGCACATCTATCACAATCTCTAGCTCCACCTGGGGCCGCAAAAAAGATTCTAAATGCCTTAGCAGATAGGCTTAGATCGTCCATTGGAGTTGAAAAAGTTTATAGAGCGGCCTTTGGCTGGTACAAGGAGTTTAAGCTTCACTGCTATGGCCATCCCCTAAGCGAGTTGTCAAAGACAATAAAACCTGTTGAAGAGGGTGCTAGGAGGACTATAGAGAAAAAATATTATATTCTAACACCTGATGGTAAACTTGTAAAGCCTGAGGAGTACGAATTCAAAGACGATGAATTCAAAGTTCTTGTTGAGAAAGAGGTTTTTAGAAAAGAGGCTGAGGGTGGCCAGGGCAGGGTATATCAATACCTCAAGAAATTTGGTTTTGAATGGGAGGAGCTATCGGATAGAGGTCACATGAGGTTTGAACCACATGCAACTGTGATATTCGAGGCTGTATCTCAGTACTCATGGAAAACCGCAAGCAGTCTCGGTATACCGGTCTTCAGAGTTAAGGGAACAAACATGTTTAGTCTAGTGGCGGAGCCTGTGAGGCAACATGCTGAGTTGTTTGGCGAGAGAATGTACGAGGTCAGAATGGATACAGACAGATTCATTCTAAGATTTGCTGCATGCTATCAGCAGTTCTCCATATTAAAAGACTGGGTTCTAAGCTATAAAGACTTGCCGCTGGGCATGTTTGAAGTGGCTGACAGCTACAGATATGAGCAAAGCGGTGAGCTGGTACTAGGATTCAGATTGAGAAGATTTCACATGCCAGATCTGCACATATTGACCAAAGATCTTGAGGAGGCAAAGAAAATAGCTCTTCTAGTGAGGAGCAAGATCGTTGAGGAGGCAAAGAAGATTGGAAGGGAGTATCTAGCGATATATAACATCACAGAGGATTTCCTCAAAACAAACTTTGACTACATTGTGGAGCTAGTCAAAAGCGAGGGCAGGCCGGTTCTGGTAACAGTATATCCAGCAGGGATGTACTACTGGGTCATAAATGTTGAGTATGTGATTATCGACGAGCTTAACAGACCAAGAGAAATAGCCACGTGGCAAATAGATGTTGGAAATGCGAAGAGATTCAACATCAAATACGTTGATGAGAATGGAAATGAGAAGTATCCTGTTATAATACACACAGCCATCATAGGATCTGTAGAGAGATATATATACATGGTTTTCGATACCATAGCAAAGAAGGAGAAGGAGGGTGTACCTCCAACACTACCACTCTGGCTTTCACCAATACAAGTAAGGGTAATCCCCGTGTCAAAAGAGTATCTGGAGTATGCCACACAGATTGCACAAAAACTGTTGTCATATGGTATCAGGGTAGACGTCGACGACAGAGATGAGAGCCTTGGTAAAAAGATTCGTGATGCAGGGGTTGAGTGGATACCATATGTGATTGTAGTTGGTGAAAGAGAAGTGAGTACGGGTACAGTGAATGTCAGAATAAGAGCTACAGGAGTCCAAAAGAGCATGAATGTAGAAGAGCTTATTAAAATGCTTGAGAAGGAATTAGAAGGATACCCAAAAATAGACATGGCCATGCCTATATATGTGAGTAAGAGACCGTCGCTAAGCTATCTACAGCCAGTGAAATCACAATGA
- the radA gene encoding DNA repair and recombination protein RadA yields MVTEEKKVKSLEELGISSTILKKLQEMGITTVEALAAANPQELSQNLAIPLPTIQKLVSQARAALGLGFKTALEIKKERMSLPKITTGSKNLDNLLGGGVEVKTITEFFGEFGSGKTQLCHQLAVNVQLPLEKGGLGKKAIYIDTEGTFRWERIEAMARGLGLDPDKTMENILYVRAVNSDHQMAVVEELKDLIPKEDIGLVVVDSVTGHFRAEYPGRENLAVRQQKLNRHLHQLMSLAELFDVAVVITNQVMARPDVFYGDPTTAIGGHVLYHAPGIRVQLKKSRGNRRIARIVDAPHLPESEAVFAITEVGVRDPE; encoded by the coding sequence GTGGTAACAGAAGAGAAGAAGGTGAAGAGCCTAGAGGAGCTTGGCATATCATCGACCATACTGAAAAAGCTTCAGGAAATGGGGATAACCACCGTAGAGGCCTTGGCAGCTGCTAACCCGCAAGAGCTTAGCCAAAACCTTGCCATACCCCTTCCAACAATACAGAAGCTGGTCTCCCAGGCTAGAGCAGCTCTTGGACTTGGATTCAAAACTGCTTTAGAGATAAAGAAAGAGAGAATGAGCCTACCGAAGATAACCACTGGAAGCAAGAATCTAGATAATCTACTCGGTGGGGGTGTGGAGGTGAAGACAATAACAGAGTTCTTCGGAGAGTTTGGAAGTGGCAAAACCCAGTTGTGCCACCAGCTAGCAGTGAATGTGCAGCTACCGCTTGAGAAAGGCGGCTTAGGTAAAAAGGCTATATATATAGATACTGAGGGGACGTTCAGATGGGAGAGAATAGAGGCTATGGCCAGAGGGCTTGGCCTTGACCCGGATAAGACCATGGAGAACATACTCTATGTCAGAGCTGTTAACAGCGACCACCAAATGGCTGTTGTTGAAGAGCTGAAGGATTTGATACCAAAAGAGGACATTGGGCTTGTAGTTGTAGACTCCGTAACAGGTCACTTCAGAGCTGAGTATCCAGGCCGAGAAAACCTTGCTGTTAGACAGCAAAAACTCAATAGACATCTGCATCAGTTAATGTCGTTGGCAGAGCTATTCGATGTTGCTGTTGTTATAACCAACCAGGTTATGGCAAGACCAGATGTATTCTATGGAGATCCAACAACTGCTATAGGAGGCCATGTGCTATATCATGCGCCTGGAATCAGAGTCCAGCTGAAGAAGAGTAGGGGCAATAGAAGAATAGCTAGAATAGTTGATGCACCCCACCTACCAGAGAGCGAAGCTGTTTTCGCAATAACTGAGGTTGGTGTGAGAGACCCAGAATAA
- a CDS encoding HIT domain-containing protein encodes MFSGRMVLWAPWRESYVVQQYSGECIFCKAVNQDDLANYVVYRSKHSIALLNKYPYNNGHVMVAPIKHVPSLEMLSDDELLDLAKTVSIVLKALRKCYNPHGFNIGANIGRAAGAGIEGHLHIHIVPRWNGDTNFMPVIANTKVIPEDLNVSWKKIRSCLEDVSSD; translated from the coding sequence GTGTTTAGTGGAAGAATGGTTTTGTGGGCTCCTTGGAGAGAATCCTATGTGGTACAGCAATATAGTGGTGAGTGCATATTTTGTAAAGCTGTAAACCAAGATGACTTGGCCAACTATGTTGTTTACAGATCCAAGCATAGCATAGCTCTTCTCAACAAGTATCCTTATAACAATGGGCATGTGATGGTTGCCCCAATAAAGCATGTACCAAGTCTTGAGATGCTTTCCGACGATGAGTTGCTCGATCTTGCAAAAACTGTGTCAATTGTTTTAAAGGCTCTTAGAAAGTGTTATAATCCACATGGCTTTAATATTGGAGCTAACATTGGGAGGGCTGCTGGAGCAGGTATAGAGGGGCATCTACACATACACATAGTTCCTAGGTGGAACGGAGACACAAACTTCATGCCTGTTATAGCAAATACCAAGGTCATTCCAGAAGACCTCAACGTAAGCTGGAAGAAAATTAGAAGTTGCTTAGAGGATGTATCCTCAGATTAG